From the genome of Colletotrichum destructivum chromosome 10, complete sequence, one region includes:
- a CDS encoding Putative Lipocalin-like domain-containing protein, producing MGKGCKKSSVKTAMKCFVGAWGFINSTLVNTTSGDIITQDWAYPVPSGMSLFTPNGYTALLVTANDTTRPDLRPQGLDQSNPSSSPDSEWAKIGKYSVAGAGPFRLSNVTDEKGPEGPEGVQTGTFLTSTIPARLGPYEFTFKFYNDCSAWNLHQDVGAGLQRVAWYYRLPDQDEE from the exons ATGGGGAAAGGTTGTAAAAAGTCATCCGTCAAGACGGCGATGAAATGTTTCGTCGGAGCATGGGGATTCATCAACTCGACGTTGGT CAACACCACTTCCGGCGACATCATCACTCAGGACTGGGCCTACCCCGTCCCCTCTGGCATGTCTCTGTTCACCCCCAACGGATACACCGCGTTACTAGTTACCGCCAACGACACAACTCGTCCCGACCTTCGGCCCCAGGGGCTGGACCAGAGCAACCCAAGCTCCTCTCCTGACTCGGAGTGGGCCAAGATTGGCAAGTACAGCGTCGCCGGTGCTGGACCGTTCCGTTTATCCAATGTGACGGATGAAAAGGGCCCAGAGGGTCCCGAGGGCGTGCAAACTGGAACGTTCCTGACGTCTACGATCCCGGCTCGCCTTGGTCCTTATGAGTTTACCTTCAAGTTTTACAACGACTGCTCGGCTTGGAACCTCCATCAAGATGTTGGGGCTGGGCTCCAGAGGGTTGCGTGGTACTACAGACTGCCTGATCAGGATGAGGAGTAA